The genomic region GCATCGACCAGCATCGTGCGAATTTGAGCCAAGGTGAAGAAGGGCATTTGCATACTGGGTAAGCCCGTGGGAATCCCTTCGCCTTGGTTGCCGATCCGACGGATGGCGTCAATGTCTCCAAAAAAGAACAGAGACAGAACCGTACCGAGAATTAAGGCCACTAATTGCGGCGGAACTAAACGACCCCATTTCGAGGGCATCAACCACAGAATCGCGACGGTCATTACCCCCAATGTGGCTTCTGCCGGATTCATGGTCGAAATCAATTCCGGCACTTTCTGTAGGGTCGCCAACACGCCGCCCACGCTGCCATGTCCGAGGAACGGCGCGATCTGAAGCACGATCAGAATCAAGCCAATTCCGGACATGAACCCGGAAACCACGGTATAGGGCATCAGGGTGATGTATTTCCCGAGTCCTAACGAACCGAGCAGGATTTGGAAGAGCCCGCCCATCATCACGACGGTAAACGCCATTGCCATACCGTTTTCGGGATTGGCTGCCGTGAGGCTGGCGACGATCGCCGTCATGATCACGGTCATCGGCCCGGTCGGTTCGGAAATCAAGGTCGGCGTTCCACCGAATAAGGAGGCAAAAAATCCGACGAGTACGGCTCCATACAAGCCTGCTTGTGCGCCCGCTCCGGAGGCCACCCCGAAGGCGAGCGCCATCGGTAGGGCGATTACGGCAGCCGTTACCCCGCCAAACAGATCGCCCCTCACGTTACTTAAATTTATACGATTGGTCAATTGCATAGAGTAGTATTGAAATTGGAGGAAATTTGGAAAATATGACTACAAGCTTATAAGCAGATGCTTACAGGGTTATAAGCATCTGCTTATGTTAACACCTGACCTATAAATTTCTATTGACGTAACTGATTATTTCGGGCCGTCTGGAAGGATGAATCGATGAATGTTTTGTAAAAAACAAGCATTATTAAAAATATCTAATTATTTTAATTTGTAAGATTTATATTCTAAAATAAATTGTAACTATAAAGTAAAAAAAGGTTAAAAATCGATGGCCTATTTTTCTCGATCGAGAAGTATAAATAATTTTGATGGTCTAACTAAAAAACGTAGCGATCGCAAGGGGATTGGGGCGATCGCCACGTTTCTATTGAGGCTAAAACCCTTAATATGCCGTGGTTATGCCTCCGGGAAGCGACCTTCTTTAACTTCCGTGCTGTATTGGGCGATCGCCTCGCCAATGGTGTGCTGCAAATTGGCATAAACCTTGGCAAAGGGCGGCTGGCGATCGCTCAGTCCGAGTAAATCGTGAGTGACTAAAATTTGACCGTCACAATGGGGACCCGCACCGATGCCGATCGTCACGATCGCGAGGCGATCGGTAATGCGCTGGGCTAATGGTGCTGGAATATGTTCCAACACCACCCCAAACGCTCCCGCTTCTTCAAGGGCGATCGCCTCGTTTAAAATTCTTTCCCCCGCTTCCGGGGTTTTTCCTTGCTTGCGATAGCCCAACTGATGCACCGATTGGGGGGTCAACCCCACGTGACCGAGTACCGGAATTCCGACGCGAACCAGACGGCTGACTGTAGCGACCATCTCAGGATAACCCCCTTCTAACTTCACCGCTTGCGCCCCGGTTTCTTTCAAGATCCGTCCCGCACAGTGCAAAGCTTGTTCGGGACTTTCTTGATAGGTCAAAAACGGTAAATCGACTACGGTGAGGGCATTGACCACCCCGCGCCGCACGGCTTTGGCATGGTGTAGCATTTCATCGAGGGTCAGGGGTAAGGTCGTTTCATACCCCAACGACACCATCGCTAATGAGTCTCCAACGAGGATCAGATCGACTCCGGAGCGATCGAGCAACCGCGCCGAAGCGTAATCCCATGCAGTAAGCGCCACAATCCGACGCCCCTGCTGTTTCCATTGGTTCAAATCCTGGGGGGTAACTGGCATAAGGAGATTGTAGATTGTAGATTTTAAATTTTAAATTGGGGAAGTGGGGAGTGGGGTAGGTATTTTGGCGGCAAGTTGGAGGATGCCGATGTTGAGGAGTGGCGGGACGGTTCGCCGATCGCCTATTACCTCTTGTCTCTTCCTGCTTCAGCGCCAACCGAGCAATCGCAACAAAGGAACGAGCAGATAATAGCTAACACCGAGACAAAAACTGCCGAGAATTCCTAAAAGGCTGAAAAAGACCAGACTTTCCCAAAATTCAGGCCAACCGGGAGCGCTGGTTAGGGCGAGAAAGGGAAACCAGACCGGGGCGGAAAAAGCATATAAACCCACCATTAATAAGGTGGCGGTGCCGATCGCACTGGTGGTGGCGTGGAAGAGCTGGTAACGGGGCAATCCCAAACCGAGGGCAATCGAGGCGATTGCGATCGCGCTGAAAATCACGAACTCCGGTACGGCGATCGCCTCACCCAACCCGCTCCGATTTAAGGTCAACGCCCCACAACTATATCCGAAGATCCCCATCGCCCCGGCGATGATAAA from Oxynema aestuarii AP17 harbors:
- the panB gene encoding 3-methyl-2-oxobutanoate hydroxymethyltransferase, yielding MPVTPQDLNQWKQQGRRIVALTAWDYASARLLDRSGVDLILVGDSLAMVSLGYETTLPLTLDEMLHHAKAVRRGVVNALTVVDLPFLTYQESPEQALHCAGRILKETGAQAVKLEGGYPEMVATVSRLVRVGIPVLGHVGLTPQSVHQLGYRKQGKTPEAGERILNEAIALEEAGAFGVVLEHIPAPLAQRITDRLAIVTIGIGAGPHCDGQILVTHDLLGLSDRQPPFAKVYANLQHTIGEAIAQYSTEVKEGRFPEA